One Sagittula sp. P11 DNA window includes the following coding sequences:
- a CDS encoding glycosyltransferase codes for MPDTGALPPARLREPPARLREDVVVSVCFSDLPATDAAFRAVRDLSDSLDAHYRFREIILIVDDAERDSYLPLVQQVPDLRLFAVRPGSGYYDRRVIAAEEAIGDIVLIGSAEEMAHLDLLALLEQAERTNSIVLATRSERRQMRTGLSSPIIALGRLAGFKVNLNDLQSIAMPRTLLNQLISHGEPELALRFPPRDPRFPLDFFFAEQNVPSRKGLGKFQRRVQLLQKLLVYLAPSILMLVSISSTILALLGIGYAFYVVGAWFVVENLAPGWLTTSAMLSLSAAFMGLSMLGLSLGMQQLLNRQNSTDVERVADEINRIDLFGKVASDLNVELESDAPPAPQRNPG; via the coding sequence ATGCCTGATACCGGAGCGCTCCCCCCCGCGCGCCTGCGCGAACCCCCGGCGCGGCTGCGCGAGGACGTGGTCGTCTCGGTCTGCTTCTCGGACCTGCCGGCGACGGATGCCGCCTTCCGCGCGGTGCGCGACCTCAGCGACAGCCTCGACGCGCACTACCGCTTCCGCGAGATCATCCTGATCGTCGACGACGCCGAGCGCGACAGCTACCTGCCGCTGGTGCAGCAGGTGCCGGACCTGCGGCTCTTCGCGGTGCGCCCCGGCAGCGGCTATTACGACCGCCGGGTGATCGCCGCCGAGGAGGCCATCGGCGACATCGTCCTGATCGGCAGCGCCGAGGAGATGGCGCATCTCGACCTGCTGGCGCTGCTGGAGCAGGCGGAACGGACGAATTCCATCGTGCTGGCGACCCGCTCCGAGCGGCGGCAGATGCGCACCGGGCTGTCCTCGCCGATCATCGCGCTCGGCCGGCTGGCCGGGTTCAAGGTCAACCTCAACGACCTGCAGAGCATCGCGATGCCGCGCACGCTGCTGAACCAGCTGATCTCGCACGGCGAGCCGGAGCTGGCGCTGCGCTTCCCGCCGCGCGACCCGCGCTTTCCGCTCGACTTCTTCTTTGCCGAGCAGAACGTGCCGTCGCGCAAGGGGCTGGGCAAGTTCCAGCGCCGCGTCCAGCTTCTGCAGAAGCTGCTGGTCTACCTCGCGCCGTCCATCCTGATGCTGGTCTCGATCTCCTCGACCATCCTCGCGCTGCTCGGCATCGGCTATGCCTTCTACGTGGTGGGCGCCTGGTTCGTGGTGGAGAACCTCGCCCCGGGCTGGCTGACGACCTCGGCCATGCTGAGCCTGAGCGCCGCCTTCATGGGGCTGTCGATGCTGGGGCTGAGCCTCGGGATGCAGCAGCTCCTCAACCGGCAGAACAGCACCGACGTGGAGCGGGTCGCCGACGAGATCAACCGGATCGACCTGTTCGGCAAGGTGGCCTCGGACCTGAACGTCGAACTGGAGAGCGACGCCCCGCCCGCGCCGCAGCGAAACCCCGGATGA
- a CDS encoding sugar phosphate isomerase/epimerase translates to MSNIAWAPDERIAAYGLLAEAGITGLEIAPGLFFHAAEDPFVPGEAVARAAMDEIAGAGLSLVSMQSLLFGVSGAGLFDGPEACAALEAGMIRAIELAGRFGIPNLVFGSPGQRRVPEGMAMEQALDEGAAVFRRLGDAALEAGTRIAIESNPAAYGTNFLNTLDEAAGFVARADHPGVVLILDLGAMHMNGSFATVPGAVPGLMPKLNHVHVSEPNLAPAPADPAALAPVLKALRAGGYDKAVSIEMKRPEDGLAGVGSAVARLTRAFEDAENMDTHHA, encoded by the coding sequence ATGTCGAACATCGCCTGGGCGCCGGACGAGCGCATCGCGGCCTACGGCCTTCTGGCGGAGGCCGGGATCACCGGGCTGGAGATCGCCCCGGGCCTGTTCTTCCACGCCGCGGAGGACCCCTTCGTGCCCGGGGAGGCCGTGGCCCGCGCCGCCATGGACGAGATCGCCGGGGCCGGCCTGTCGCTGGTGTCGATGCAGTCGCTGCTGTTCGGGGTTTCCGGCGCCGGGCTGTTCGACGGTCCCGAGGCCTGCGCCGCGCTGGAGGCGGGGATGATCCGCGCCATCGAACTGGCGGGCCGGTTCGGCATTCCGAACCTGGTCTTCGGCTCGCCGGGGCAGCGCCGCGTGCCCGAGGGCATGGCCATGGAGCAGGCGCTGGACGAGGGCGCGGCGGTGTTCCGCAGGCTGGGCGATGCCGCGCTGGAGGCCGGGACCCGGATCGCCATCGAGTCGAACCCCGCGGCCTACGGCACGAACTTCCTCAACACGCTGGACGAGGCGGCGGGCTTCGTCGCCCGCGCCGACCACCCGGGGGTCGTGCTGATCCTCGACCTCGGCGCGATGCACATGAACGGCAGCTTCGCCACGGTGCCGGGCGCGGTGCCCGGCCTGATGCCGAAGCTGAACCATGTCCACGTGAGCGAGCCGAACCTCGCCCCCGCCCCGGCGGACCCGGCGGCGCTGGCCCCGGTGCTGAAGGCGCTGCGGGCAGGGGGCTACGACAAGGCCGTCTCGATCGAGATGAAGCGCCCCGAGGACGGGCTGGCGGGCGTCGGATCTGCGGTCGCCCGGCTGACGCGGGCCTTCGAGGACGCGGAAAACATGGACACGCACCATGCCTGA
- a CDS encoding NAD-dependent epimerase/dehydratase family protein codes for MSDTTLSGERNCLIGHTGFVGGTLTRQTSFAAQFNSRTISGIGGQGFDTVVCAAAPGSMFEANKFPERDEAQIQALIERLSAVEAKRFVLISSIAVLADFAGGDDETTTAFQDKLAYGRHRRALEAFVEDRFADSLVVRLPALFGHGLRKNFIFDLLNPVPSMLTEAKLADLSAALDDGLAAWLKTLYAPDPVTGMVKVDRTKLDSDPRRAALEEAVTDLGFSATQFHNPETTYQYYDMSRLWSDIGTASAAGLSHIHLVSEPLRAARIHERLTGRAMPDTGARLHHEDMQTRHAGLWGRTGRYLDDADSVLDRLAGFFAAERQPS; via the coding sequence ATGAGTGACACGACCCTCAGCGGTGAGCGCAACTGCCTCATTGGCCACACGGGATTTGTCGGTGGCACTCTCACCCGGCAGACCTCGTTTGCGGCGCAGTTCAACAGCCGGACGATCTCCGGGATCGGCGGGCAGGGCTTCGACACGGTGGTCTGCGCGGCGGCGCCCGGATCGATGTTCGAGGCCAACAAGTTCCCCGAGCGCGACGAGGCGCAGATCCAGGCCCTGATCGAGCGGCTGTCGGCGGTCGAGGCCAAGCGCTTCGTGCTGATCTCTTCCATCGCGGTGCTGGCGGACTTCGCCGGCGGCGACGACGAGACCACCACCGCCTTCCAGGACAAGCTGGCCTACGGCCGCCACCGCCGGGCGCTGGAGGCCTTCGTCGAGGACCGCTTTGCCGACAGCCTCGTGGTGCGGCTGCCGGCGCTGTTCGGCCACGGGCTGCGCAAGAACTTCATCTTCGACCTGCTGAACCCGGTGCCCTCGATGCTGACGGAGGCGAAGCTCGCGGACCTCTCCGCCGCCCTCGACGACGGTCTCGCGGCCTGGCTGAAGACGCTTTACGCCCCCGACCCGGTGACCGGCATGGTCAAGGTGGACCGGACGAAGCTGGACAGCGATCCGCGCCGGGCGGCGCTGGAGGAGGCGGTGACCGACCTCGGCTTCTCGGCCACGCAGTTCCACAACCCCGAGACCACCTACCAGTATTACGACATGAGCCGCCTGTGGTCGGACATCGGCACCGCCTCGGCGGCGGGGCTGTCGCACATCCACCTCGTCTCCGAGCCGCTGCGCGCGGCGCGCATCCACGAGCGCCTGACCGGGCGCGCGATGCCCGACACCGGCGCACGGCTGCACCACGAGGACATGCAGACCCGGCACGCCGGGCTCTGGGGCCGGACGGGCCGCTACCTCGACGATGCCGACAGCGTGCTGGACCGGCTGGCCGGGTTCTTCGCCGCGGAAAGGCAGCCGTCATGA
- a CDS encoding tyrosine-type recombinase/integrase gives MSEMRLYDDTGNRLYLNAEERAAFLAAARRQPARDRTLCETLHWTGCRPSELLEITPARVDLSGGTLAIRCLKKRRDASGRPKIVFRAVPVPPDYLDTLNTAHGIREAQASRRKAIEPVWPLSRVRVWQIVKRIMIEAGIPDAPHRSPKGLRHGFGINATVNGIPLHMLQKWMGHAQLSTTAIYADAVGREEQDIAARMWGRGN, from the coding sequence ATGAGCGAAATGCGCCTCTACGACGACACCGGGAACCGGCTCTATCTCAACGCCGAGGAGCGCGCCGCCTTCCTCGCCGCGGCCCGCCGCCAGCCCGCCCGCGACCGCACGCTCTGCGAGACGCTGCACTGGACCGGCTGCCGCCCTTCCGAACTCCTTGAGATCACGCCCGCCCGGGTCGACCTCTCGGGCGGGACCCTCGCGATCCGCTGCCTGAAGAAGCGCCGCGACGCCTCGGGCCGCCCGAAGATCGTCTTCCGCGCCGTCCCCGTGCCGCCGGACTACCTCGACACGCTCAACACCGCCCACGGCATCCGCGAGGCGCAGGCCTCCCGCCGGAAGGCCATCGAACCGGTCTGGCCGCTCAGCCGCGTGCGGGTCTGGCAGATCGTCAAGCGGATCATGATCGAGGCGGGCATTCCCGACGCGCCGCACCGCAGCCCGAAGGGCCTGCGCCATGGCTTCGGGATCAATGCAACGGTGAACGGCATCCCGCTGCACATGCTTCAGAAGTGGATGGGGCATGCGCAACTCAGCACCACGGCGATCTACGCCGATGCGGTGGGCAGGGAGGAACAGGACATCGCGGCGCGGATGTGGGGGCGGGGGAACTGA
- a CDS encoding sugar transferase has product MREYTATGEHFRVSTARALTPRNLYKIIGKRITDIVLALLIAPFALIVVGVVAVIMTASGEGSKLFFGHRRIGKNGKVFKCWKIRTMVLDAETRLREHLANNPEAAAEWARDHKLENDPRITGVGRFLRRTSLDELPQIWNVLKGDMSFVGPRPVVRLEMHKYGIHRPIYTSVKPGVTGLWQVSGRNDISYEERVQLDVDYVKSMSFRRDLGLIAKTALVVAMPTGK; this is encoded by the coding sequence GTGCGCGAGTACACAGCGACAGGCGAGCATTTCAGAGTTTCCACGGCGCGCGCCCTTACGCCGCGCAACCTATACAAGATCATCGGCAAGCGGATCACCGACATCGTCCTCGCCCTTCTGATCGCGCCTTTCGCGCTGATCGTGGTGGGTGTCGTGGCGGTGATCATGACGGCGTCGGGCGAGGGATCGAAGCTTTTCTTCGGCCACCGCCGCATCGGCAAGAACGGCAAGGTCTTCAAGTGCTGGAAGATCCGGACCATGGTCCTGGACGCCGAAACCCGGCTGCGCGAGCATCTGGCCAACAACCCCGAGGCCGCGGCCGAATGGGCCCGCGACCACAAGCTGGAAAACGATCCGCGCATCACCGGCGTCGGGCGCTTCCTGCGCCGGACCTCGCTGGACGAGCTGCCGCAGATCTGGAACGTGCTGAAGGGCGACATGAGCTTTGTCGGCCCGCGTCCGGTCGTGCGTCTTGAAATGCACAAGTACGGCATCCACCGCCCGATCTACACCTCGGTCAAGCCGGGCGTGACCGGCCTGTGGCAGGTGTCGGGCCGCAACGACATCTCTTACGAGGAACGCGTCCAGCTGGATGTGGACTACGTCAAGAGCATGTCCTTCCGGCGCGACCTGGGCCTGATCGCGAAGACCGCCCTTGTCGTGGCAATGCCCACCGGCAAGTGA
- a CDS encoding ParA family protein, producing the protein MPVIAFANSKGGSGKTTSALLLAQALAAHRPTTLIDADPRHPITTWAEKPGRPDTLSVVTNDSEKTILDEIEEAAARDPFVIIDLEGTASRLMSYAISQSDLVVIPMKEQQQDALAALDVIQEIHRDMKATRRKIPYSVLFTQSRAAVKSRTARHIAAQFRGNAHIDCFETEIHERDAFAAMFSMGGTVAGMSPKYVNGLDKALENIEAFRTEVISRLRAIRDAAEKGRAA; encoded by the coding sequence ATGCCGGTGATCGCATTCGCCAATTCCAAGGGCGGCAGCGGGAAGACGACAAGCGCGCTTCTGCTGGCCCAGGCCCTTGCCGCCCATCGCCCCACCACCCTGATCGACGCCGACCCCCGGCACCCGATCACCACATGGGCCGAGAAGCCCGGCCGCCCCGACACGCTGAGCGTCGTCACCAACGACAGCGAGAAGACCATCCTCGACGAGATCGAGGAGGCCGCCGCCCGCGATCCCTTCGTCATCATCGACCTCGAGGGCACCGCCTCGCGGCTGATGAGCTATGCGATCTCGCAGTCGGACCTCGTGGTGATCCCGATGAAGGAGCAGCAGCAGGACGCGCTGGCCGCGCTCGACGTGATCCAGGAGATCCACCGCGACATGAAGGCGACGCGGCGCAAGATCCCGTACTCGGTGCTGTTCACCCAGAGCCGGGCGGCGGTGAAGTCGCGCACCGCGCGGCACATCGCGGCGCAGTTCCGCGGCAACGCCCACATCGACTGCTTCGAGACCGAGATCCACGAGCGCGACGCCTTCGCGGCGATGTTCTCGATGGGCGGCACGGTGGCGGGCATGTCGCCGAAATATGTCAACGGGCTCGACAAGGCGCTGGAGAACATCGAGGCCTTCCGCACCGAGGTCATCTCCCGGCTGCGCGCGATCCGCGACGCCGCCGAGAAGGGCAGGGCAGCATGA
- a CDS encoding dihydrolipoyl dehydrogenase, whose product MTDLTCDVAVIGAGTAGLAAERSARRQGARTLLIDPAFNGTTCATVGCMPSKLLIAAARAAHRARNTALFGVHTGEVRVDGPAVMTRLRAERDRFAASVREGFDNLPEGTRVKARARFTGPATLELDDGRRVEARAVVIATGSSPMVPKPYQALGEAVLTNETVFELQDLPRRLAVIGGGVIGLELAQAMARLGVAVALFDMEERLAGVRDDAVHAALKDAMAEEMELHLGVTPEPRAEDGGVRIDWDGKSAWFERVLVATGRPPNVKGLELEATGLELDDHGMPQVDENTLQCGDAPIFMAGDVNGLRPVLHEASDEGAIAGRNAVAFPDTQRSARKVAFTVTYTEPPLVSVGEAPGENGDRITGHSDYTDQGRASVDGENTGLAKLYADREGRIRGADLFCPGADHLGHLLAWSMATGATAGDLLDQPFYHPTLEEGLRSALRDICEAVPLSPPADRDQGNPPGV is encoded by the coding sequence ATGACAGACTTGACGTGTGACGTGGCGGTGATCGGCGCCGGAACGGCTGGGCTTGCGGCAGAGCGCAGCGCCCGCAGGCAGGGCGCGCGGACGCTGCTGATCGATCCGGCCTTCAACGGCACCACCTGCGCGACGGTGGGCTGCATGCCCTCGAAACTGCTGATCGCGGCCGCCCGCGCGGCGCACCGGGCGCGCAACACCGCGCTGTTCGGCGTGCACACGGGCGAGGTCCGGGTCGACGGCCCGGCGGTCATGACGCGGCTGCGCGCCGAACGGGACCGCTTTGCCGCCTCGGTACGCGAGGGGTTCGACAACCTGCCCGAGGGCACGCGGGTGAAGGCGCGGGCGCGTTTCACCGGCCCCGCCACGCTGGAGCTGGACGACGGCCGCCGGGTGGAGGCCCGCGCGGTGGTGATCGCCACCGGCTCCTCCCCCATGGTTCCTAAGCCGTATCAGGCACTTGGCGAGGCGGTGCTGACCAACGAGACGGTCTTCGAACTGCAGGACCTGCCGCGCCGGCTGGCGGTGATCGGCGGCGGGGTGATCGGGCTGGAACTGGCGCAGGCCATGGCCCGGCTGGGGGTCGCCGTGGCGCTCTTCGACATGGAGGAGCGGCTGGCCGGGGTGCGCGACGACGCGGTGCACGCAGCGCTGAAGGACGCCATGGCAGAGGAGATGGAGCTGCACCTCGGCGTGACGCCCGAGCCCCGGGCCGAGGACGGCGGGGTGCGCATCGACTGGGACGGCAAGTCGGCCTGGTTCGAGCGGGTGCTGGTCGCCACCGGGCGGCCGCCGAACGTGAAGGGGCTGGAGCTGGAGGCCACGGGGCTGGAGCTCGACGATCACGGGATGCCGCAAGTGGATGAAAACACGCTGCAATGTGGCGATGCGCCGATCTTCATGGCGGGCGACGTGAACGGGCTCAGGCCGGTGCTGCACGAGGCTTCGGACGAGGGGGCCATTGCCGGGCGCAACGCCGTGGCCTTTCCCGACACGCAGCGCTCGGCGCGCAAGGTGGCATTTACCGTCACCTACACGGAGCCGCCGCTGGTCTCGGTGGGCGAGGCGCCGGGTGAGAACGGCGACCGGATCACCGGCCACTCCGATTACACCGACCAGGGGCGCGCCAGCGTCGACGGGGAAAACACAGGTCTGGCAAAGCTTTACGCGGACCGAGAGGGCCGGATCCGCGGCGCGGACCTGTTCTGCCCCGGGGCCGATCACCTGGGCCACCTGCTGGCCTGGTCGATGGCCACCGGCGCCACGGCGGGCGATCTGCTGGACCAGCCCTTCTACCATCCGACGCTGGAGGAGGGGCTGCGCTCCGCCCTGCGCGACATCTGCGAGGCGGTGCCCCTGTCTCCGCCGGCCGACCGCGACCAGGGCAATCCGCCGGGGGTGTGA
- a CDS encoding NAD-dependent epimerase/dehydratase family protein — MRIFITGTAGFIGYHLARLLLDEGHVVAGFDGMTDYYDVTLKQRRHAMLMQSPGFSATEAMLEDQGALDAAMDAFGPDVVVHLAGQAGVRYSLENPRAYVDANVTGTFNVMEGALRHRVGHLMMASTSSVYGANTNMPFAETDKADTPMTIYAATKKATEAMGHAYAHLHGLPTTMFRFFTVYGPWGRPDMALFKFVKATLNGDPIDVYNHGDMFRDFTYVEDLVRAIRLLMTEAVPERPEDGVVPEGDSLSPVAPYRVVNIGNSRSERLTDFIAAIEDALGMTATRNMMDMQPGDVPATWADAGLLERLTGYRPETDMREGVKRFVDWYRDYYRA; from the coding sequence ATGCGCATCTTCATCACCGGCACCGCCGGATTCATCGGCTACCACCTCGCCCGGCTGCTGCTGGACGAGGGTCACGTGGTGGCGGGTTTCGACGGCATGACGGACTACTACGACGTCACGCTCAAGCAGCGCCGCCACGCCATGCTGATGCAGTCCCCCGGCTTCTCCGCGACGGAGGCCATGCTGGAGGACCAGGGCGCGCTGGACGCCGCCATGGACGCCTTCGGGCCGGACGTGGTCGTGCATCTCGCGGGCCAGGCCGGGGTGCGGTATTCGCTTGAGAACCCAAGGGCCTACGTCGACGCCAACGTCACCGGCACCTTCAACGTGATGGAGGGCGCGCTGCGCCACCGGGTGGGGCACCTGATGATGGCCTCGACCTCCTCGGTCTACGGCGCCAACACCAATATGCCCTTTGCCGAGACCGACAAGGCCGACACGCCGATGACGATCTACGCCGCCACCAAGAAGGCGACGGAGGCGATGGGCCATGCCTATGCCCACCTGCACGGGCTGCCGACCACCATGTTCCGCTTCTTCACCGTCTACGGGCCCTGGGGGCGGCCGGACATGGCGCTCTTCAAGTTCGTGAAGGCGACGCTGAACGGCGATCCGATCGACGTCTACAACCACGGCGACATGTTCCGCGACTTCACCTATGTCGAGGATCTGGTGCGGGCCATCCGGCTCCTGATGACGGAGGCGGTGCCGGAACGCCCGGAGGACGGCGTGGTGCCGGAGGGCGACAGCCTCAGCCCCGTGGCCCCCTACCGGGTGGTGAACATCGGCAATTCCCGGTCGGAGCGGCTGACGGATTTCATCGCGGCCATCGAGGACGCGCTGGGGATGACCGCCACGCGCAACATGATGGACATGCAGCCCGGCGACGTGCCCGCCACATGGGCGGATGCGGGGCTGCTGGAGCGGCTGACCGGCTACCGTCCGGAAACCGACATGCGCGAGGGCGTAAAGCGCTTCGTCGACTGGTACCGCGACTATTACCGTGCCTGA